GCCCTGCGACCCGATTGCGCCCACCGGCAACAAAGCTGTAGTTACCTTCAAGCTGCAACAAGCCACCGGCAAAGGCGCCGGGGAAGAGATCAGGGATGCGAGCACTCTGAACGCTATAAGGCTGAGCGTCTTGTTCTAGAAAGACAACCTTACGGCCAACACGAGCGGCACTTTTAATTGGCCCATTAAGGTTCTCTAAAAATGCGATCTGCTCTCCATCCAAAACGCCATGGTAATAGCGCATTGGCCGGATCTGATCTCGCTGCATCTGTACGAGGGAGAGTTCAAAGTTGTGCTGATTCAAGGCTTGAGCCATTCGACCTAGCCATTGCTTAGCTACATCGCTGCCGGACTCAGAGGGGGCTGCACTGGCCATGCTGGTGAAGGCCAGTGCAATAACAAACAAAATTCGCTGCAAACTATATTCCTGTTAAGTGCAGATGCTTAATGCTGTACCACAACACCATTCAAACGTTGCTGTAACAGGTGGTCGCGCAAGAACGCGTTGGCACGGATCTGCTGTTCTTTAGCAGACTCTTCAGCGGTACGCTCGTTTTGAGCGCCCATGCCAGGTACTTGGTAACTGGCTGGAGTCGGTGCACCAAGCATCGGCGTGGTTTGCAATACTGGCGACGGGTTAACCGCGCTGTTTTGCGCACCGTACTGCTGCACACCTACAACGGCTACTGCTGCAACACCAGCAGCAATGGCGTACTGGCCAAATTGCTTACTTAGCTGCACAACCTTGGCCGGCATAGCAAAGCGTTGCTTCGACGGTTTTGGAGCCAATACCGTTGGTTCCAACTCCAATTGAGCAGCCACTTGACCGGCAATATCAAAATTGATCTGCGCTGGTACTTCGTTACGTATCACATCACCAACTAGATGGTAATTTTGCCAACGCTGACGCAGTTCCGGATCTGACATGATCTGGTCCAACATGCCGTCGTGTTCGTTGCCGTCCACGTAATTCGACAAATGTTCCTTGATATCTGACACGATAAGGTACCTTTTTATGCCCGTTCAACGAGCGGTTGAATTTTCCGATCAATGGCTTCCCGTGCGCGGAAGATCCTAGAGCGGACCGTTCCTACCGGGCAGTCCATCACTGCCGCAATCTCTTCATAGCTCATACCTTCCAACTCTCGCAAGGTGATGGCTACTTTTAACTCTTCAGGCAAGCTGTCAATGGTACTGAACACCGCTGACTTAATCTCGTCTGTTAATAGTTGTCGCTCCGGTGACGCAACGTCACGAAGTGCATCTGCACCATCGTAAAACTCTGCCTCTTCCGCATCAACGTCACTGGCTGGAGGCCGACGACCTTGGCTTACAAGGTAGTTTTTCGCTGTGTTTACCGCAATGCGATACAACCAAGTATAAAACGCACTATCACCGCGAAAATTAGGGAGTGAACGGTATGCCTTAATAAACGCTTCTTGCGCTACATCAGCGACGTCACCCTGATTCTTCACGAAGCGACCAATCAAATTGGCCACCTTATGCTGATACTTCACTACGAGCAGGTTGAAAGCTTGCTTATCACCCTGCTGAACACGCTCGACCAGTTGTTGATCACTTAACGGCTCACTCACTCGAGTCGTCACTCCTACTAACCTGTTGAATTTTTGGTTTACTCGTCTCAAGCGCACTATGTGAGACTGCGACCTTCGGAAAAAGTTCGTAAAAAAATAGGTATCTCGAAAAAAAACAGCTACGCATCGAAAAACTGGGTGTTTCCAGCAAGTCAGGGTAACATTATCGAACCATTTAAATTCCCACCATGATACCGGATGACTCAAGGGCTTGAACACCGCACCGACGCGTTAATTATTGGCAGCGGCGCCGCTGGCTTAACACTTGCGATAAAATTGGCTGATTTCGCCAAGGTTATTGTGATAGCCAAAAGCAAACTCAAAGATGGATCGACCTATTATGCCCAAGGCGGAGTCGCTGCGGTATTTGATGAAGACGACAGCATCGATTCCCACGTCGAAGATACGCTAATTGCTGGCGCCGGCTTGTGTGATCGCAATAGCGTTCACTTTACGGCTAGTCACGCCCGTGATGCATTGGAGTGGTTGATTGGCCAAGGAGCGCATTTCGACCAAGAGACCGGCAGTGATGGACAACATCGCTATCACCTAACCCGTGAAGGTGGCCACAGCCATCGCCGGATTCTCCATTCAGCGGACGCTACCGGCAAAGAGATCCAGCTAACGCTGCAGCAACAAGCCCGACTGCACCCTAATATCACCGTGTTAGAGGGCTTTAACGCCGTTGATTTAATCACCGCGAAAAAGCTGGATAAATCCCAGAGCGACCGGGTGGTAGGGGCATACGTACTCAACCGTGCCAGTGGCCAAGTGGAAACAGTTAGAGCCAACTTTGTTACGCTCGCCACCGGCGGCGCGTCCAAAGTGTATCAATACAGCTCCAACCCAGATGTAGCCTCTGGCGACGGTATCGCTATGGCATGGCGTGCCGGTTGCCGTGTCGCCAATATGGAATTTAACCAGTTTCATCCCACTTGCCTATTTCATCCGGACGCGCGCAACTTCCTGTTGACCGAAGCATTACGAGGCGAAGGTGCGCAGCTAAAGCGGCCAGATGGCACTCGATTTATGCCAGGTATTGATCCCCGCGAAGAGTTAGCCCCTCGAGATATTGTTGCCCGTGCTATCGATTACGAAATGAAACGATTAGGCGCGGATTGCATGTACTTAGACATCAGCCATAAACCGGCTGAGTTTATTACCAAACACTTCCCTACGATCTATGAGCGCTGCTTAGAGTTAGGCATCGACATCACCACATCTGCGATCCCAGTAGTACCAGCGGCTCACTACACCTGTGGTGGAGTGATGACAGATCTGAACGGTGCCACTGATCTGCCCGGCCTATACGCCATTGGTGAAGTGGCCTACACCGGTTTGCATGGCGCCAACCGCATGGCCAGCAACTCAATTCTGGAGTGTTTGGTGTTCGCTCGAGCGGCAGCCAATGCCATTGTCGAACAGCTTGATGCAGCCAAAGATCGCCCTGAATTACCGCTGCCACACTGGGATGAAAGCCAAGTAGTCGATTCCGATGAACACGTGGTGATTGCTCACAACTGGCATGAATTACGACTCTTTATGTGGGATTACGTCGGCATCGTTCGCACCGATAAACGCTTGCAACGAGCGCTGCGCCGGGTAGAGATGCTTGAAGCGGAGATCCGCCAGTATTACTCCAACTTTAAGATCAGCAATGATCTGCTGGAACTGCGTAACCTTGTTCAGGTCGCTGAGCTTATCATTCGTTGTGCAATGGAGCGCAAAGAGAGCCGTGGCTTACACTTTACTCTGGATTACCCTGAATTAAGCTCTGATCCAGCCCCAACCATACTTTCTCCGCGTTGAGCCTTCAGCGCTATCCGGCAAAGGCGACGCCAATGGGTGTCGTCGATGCTATCGCACCACAACCATTGCCACCCCAATTGCTCACTATGCAGTACTACCACCTGCGGCAGCAACCGCGTCCGAACCGATAATTGAAACTGTTCACCAGCGGCCAACAATCGACCTCGTCCATTCCCCTCAAGGGTAAAAGCGGCGAGACGTTTTGGTCGATTATGGTAACGGAAATAACCAACATAAAGCCCCAGCATAGCTTGAAGCAACGGTTGCAAGGCGGCCTGCTGTGGCCAACTGAGAATCAATAGAACGAGAAAGGTTGTCGCCGCCCAGTACCATATTTGGCCTAGGCGGGAGTGGTGCGGCCGAAAACTATAAACGATTTCGCTCAAGGACCAGCTTAACGATGCTAGCAAGCTGTGGGTCGGGGCATTGTTCGTGGCCCATAAACCAAGCGAACAACTCTGGATCGTCGCTGGTAAGCAGCCGTTCAAACTGCTGTTGTTCGCCACGACTTAGACCAGCGTACTCCCGGTCTACAAAGGGTTCGAGCAAAACATCTAGCTCTAACATGCCACGGCGGCAGGCCCACTTGAGCCGGCGAATGTCCTGCGCTGGCGTACTTTGTTGTTGTTGGGTCATCCCTGTTCCTCAAATACTCATGCACTTGGTATTACAGCATCCAAGTTAATCGCGACTCAGTGTAGCACGGCTCTGCAGCCAAAAGATCAGCACCGCTGCACTGGTACAACTAATCATCATAAACGCCAACGGTGAGGTAGTGTCGTTGTGCAACCAACTGATTAGTCCACTAGAAGCTGCTCCCCAAGTAAAGCGCATAAAGCCCCCTAGGGCAGCCACCGAGCCGGCGGCGTTATCAAAGTATTCCAATGCTAGGCTGGTGCTGTTAGCAGCAATCATCCCTATTGGACCTAAGATAAACACCCCTGGTATGGTCATACCCCACATCCAATCTGGGGCAATCAGTTGACATAACAGCATGAGTACCGCCCCGAACGCCGCAATAGTTAAGCCTATCGACAGCATCCGCCGCGCCCCTAATTTAGCGACATAGCGGGCATTAAAGCTGGTGCAGATCATCATCAGCACCACGTTTAAGCCAAAGATATAACCGAAGTTTTCTGGGGCAACCCCAAAGTGTTCGATATAGACAAATGGTGCTGCAGCGATAAAAGAAAACAGCGAACCGGCAGTCATGATCCCCACCAGCAGTAAGCCGAGGCATGGACGGTGGCGCAAGATGGTCAGATAGGTTTTTATAGCAGAACGAAACGACAGGGAATGGCGCCGCTCCGGTGGTAAGGTTTCACCCAGTCCAAGTGACACGGCAAGCAACATCACCATCGCGACTATTGCCAGCAAAACAAACAAGCTTTCCCAGCCGGCAAACACCAGTAGGTAACCGCCAAGGATTGGCGCGAGTAGAGGCGCAAGCTGCATTACCAACATAACAAAGCTTACCGCACGGGCGAATTCGTCACGCTTGAAGCGGTCGCGGATCATTCCCATCGTAACCACTGATGTTGCAGCCCCCGCTACCGCCTGTAACGCACGCCACATCAACAGTTGTTCAAGATTATGGGAAAAGATACAACCCAAGCTGGCAAAGCCAAATAGCATCAGGCCGCCGTTCATCACTTTCAGTCGACCAATCGCGTCAGTGAGGGGGCCAAACAATAACTGACCAAAACCAAAGAATAATAGATAGACACTAACGGACAGCTGTACCCGTTCAACAGGCTCGGAAAAGTGCAGTCCCAAAGCAGGGATCGCAGGGAGGTACATATCAATGGCAAGTGGCGTTAACCCAGCAACAATACCAAGGATAGTAATAACAATAGGATAGGGAGCACGAGCCACAGGGATACCTCGAAAAGCAGACCCACTATGTTCGCATCACAAAAAAATCAAAACAAGGTGATAGATCGCACTAACTTAACGCACGTGAAAATGATTACTCGTTGCCGGCAAAGAAAGGGCCGAAGTCAGTGCTCAACAACCGCCGCACTGCTGGGTGCTGAATCATTCGTTCCGCAAACATCACGTGATACTCCTCTTGCACCTCCTCCGTTTCGCCAATTAAGGTTAAACCGGCGTCCAACATCTCCTGCTTTTGCAGGTTCGGCGTAACAAAGATCCCGTGACTGTGGCGGCCAAAGGCCTTCATCATCGCAGCGTCATCAAACTCACCAAGGATCTTCGGCGTAAGTCCAAGCCCATCGAACCAGCGCAACAACTGTTGCCCCAACGGTGATTTTCGCTGAGGAATCAACATTGCAGCCTGCTCTAAGTTGGCAGGAAATTCCCCATCGATGGTTTTTTGACTAAAGAAACAGATTCCGCAGCTGCCAAGCTTTTGGCTGAGAATGGTACTGTAATTACGAGATTCAGCGTCACTGCCGGACAAGATCATATCAAGTTTATGCTGATCAAGCCGAGCCGCCAATTGATCGTCCGCGGCTTGAAAGCAGTTTAAGTGGATGCTGCCATCGGCTGGCATAACCGATAACAACACCCGACTGGCTAAGGGTTTCGACAGGGTTTCAGCAATGCCAACCTCGAACAAGATCGACTCATCCTTGGTATAGTTGAGGAGATCCTGCATCTCGTAAGCGAGATTGAACATCTGATCGGCATAACGATACACCAGCAGCCCCAACTGGGTTGGTTGTAATTGGCGCCCTTTTCTATCGAAAAGTTTGCCCCCAAGTCGCTGCTCCAATTGGCGGATCTGACCTGTCACCGTTTGTGGCGCCAGAAATAGCGCTTGTGCCGCCGCTACCACTGAGCCTTTTTTCTGGACCATCCAAAAATAATACAAATGGTTATAGTTCAGATGCGCCATTGAGTACCCCTGTTAACTCAAACTAACCGTTAGTTACGGTCGGCTTAGCGAAACGCAATAACGTAAAGCCAATAACCGCTGCAACACCAGAGCCAATCAAGATCCCCAATCGTGCCATCGCACCGTATTCCACCATCCCAGCTTCGAACGCCAACGAGGCAACAAACATCGCCATGGTAAAGCCGATACCACACAAGCACCCGACACCCAACAACTGCGTCCAGTTAACGCCGTGCGGCATACGGGCAATGTTGGTACGAATCGCCACGGTGCTGAACAGCAAGATACCTAACGGCTTACCAAGCAACAGGCCAGCAGCAATGCCCAGTGGCAGTGGTGCCATCAGATCATTAACCCCAACTCCGTCCAGGTTTACCCCAGCATTCACGAAGGCAAACAACGGTAGAATGAAGAAGGTACTCCACGGGTGTAAGCTATGCTCTAAGGTATCACTCGGACAAGGCTTATTGGCCTGATGACCCGATGGGATAGTAAAGGCTAAGACCACACCTGCAAGCGTAGCGTGAACGCCAGACTTTAATACCGCAACCCACAGCACTGTACCGATCAACATGTACGGCGTTAGCGTGCGAACGTTAGCGCGGTTTAGGCCGATTAAGGCGCTAATCGCTACCGCTGCAATCACCAAACTGGTGGTCGACAAACTGCCGCTGTAAAACACCGCAATGATGACGATCGCCAACAGGTCATCAATGATAGCCAAGGCCAACAAGAACACCTTTAAGCTCGGCGGCACTCGGCTGCCTACCAAGGCCAAAATACCTAAGGCAAAAGCGATATCGGTAGCGGCGGGGATTGCCCAACCATTCGCTGCAATAGGATCACCGCCGGCAATCATCAAGAAGATCAGTGCTGGGAAAACCATGCCACCAATGGCTGCAAAGGTCGGTAACGCCGCTTGACGCCAAGTTGATAGCGCCCCAAACAACAACTCACGCTTTACTTCTAAGCCGATGAGTAAGAAAAACAGTGCCATTAATAGGTCGTTAACCCATAACAACAGTGGTTTATCCAGATCTAATGCGCCGATGCGGATCTGTACCGGTGTGTCAAGAAACCCTTGGTACCACGTCGCCATCGACGAGTTGGCCATAGCCATTGCTAATCCAACCATGGCAAGCAGGATCATTCCGCCCGCTGCTGGTTGTCCCAAGAAGTTTTTAATCCGCTGTGGCATACATCGCTCCATATTTGAAAGAGTCGAAAGTGTAAGGATATCCAATAGACAGGGAAAATCGTTTGTTTCTGTATTATAACTCGGAAAAACCGAACTTGCATATGAATCAACCAACTAGAGCACTCGGTGGCGACTACAAGGGGTTGAAATTAGTTATCGTGCTATAGCCAGAATCACAGCCGATCCGGATCACATCCATGCCATTCGTCGCGCTAGTAAATCGAACTGGCCAAGTACAATTACTGAGAATTTTTCACTGGTATTACTGGGCACTTCTGATGACATCCGCTTCCACTGATTCAACTAACACACCTTCGCCTTGGGCACGCTGGTGTGGCGTTCCACTATGGTTAAAGATCCTTATTGGCATGATTTTAGGTATGGCGACCGGCGCCATGCTCGGGGAAAACGCGCAATACCTGAAACCTATCGGTACCCTATTCGTTAATACCATCAAAATGCTTATCGTGCCGCTGGTCTTCTGCTCGTTGATTGTCGGCATCACCTCGATGCAAGATACCCACAAGATGGGCCGCATCGGCTTAAAATCGTTCCTGTTCTACCTCGCAACCACTGCAGTGGCGATCACCATAGGTCTAACCTTGGGCGCTTTACTGCAGCCCGGTGCTGGCCTGTCACTACCAACATCAGAGTTGGTTGCAAATAGTAAAGAAGCCCCTTCGTTTATTGATACTTTAGTGGCTATTGTACCGACAAACCCAGTGGCAGCCCTCGCAGATGGCAAGATCCTGCAGGTTATCGTATTTGCTGTTGCCCTAGGCGTGTCACTGGTGCTTATCGGTGAGCGCGGTAAACCAGCGGCGGCCTTTTTTGAGTCGATGGCTGAAGCGATGTTCAAACTGACCGACTTGGTTATGCGCCTTGCCCCTTACGGTGTATTTGCGCTGATGGCATGGGTTGCAGGCTCATACGGTTTGAGCGTATTACTGCCCCTGATTAAGGTTATCTTTGCAGTTTACCTTGGTTGCGCCCTGCATATCTTTGGCTTCTACGGCACCCTATTGGCGCTCGTTGCCCGTATGAATCCGCTGCAGTTCTTTAAAAAGATCTCCGAAGCGATGGCTGTCGCCTACACCACTTCAAGTTCCGCCGGTACCTTACCTGCATCAATGAAGTGTGCCGGAGCCATCGGTGTAAATAAGCGCATCTCTAGCTTTGTATTGCCACTGGGTACCACTATCAACATGGATGGAACCGCACTATACCAAGGCGTATGTGCGTTGTTCGTGGCACAAGCGTTCGGCATTGATTTAACCCTAAGCCAATACCTAACCATTATCGCCACCGCCACCCTAGCGTCCATTGGTACTGCTGGTGTTCCAGGTGCTGGTTTGGTGATGCTGACGTTAGTACTGACCACCGTCGGCTTACCGTTGGAAGGGGTCGCACTGGTTGCAGGCATCGATCGCGTCCTCGACATGGCTCGAACCGTAGTTAACGTTTCCGGTGACTTGGTGGCAACCACCATCGTTGCTAAATCTGAAGGCGAAATGAACAGCGATAACTGCTAACCATCGTTCGCTCAGTCAATTAAGCGAGGGGATTTACGCTCCCTCGCTTATGTTTGTTAGCCCTTCCCCATCTTAAGCTTCCTTTCAATCCTACGCGCGGGCCAGCGTTTATCGCTACTACTCAATCTGCTAGGATCATCACAACAATAACAACAGGATAATTTCGCCAGATGAAACAGTATTTAGATTTGTGCCAACGCATTGTTGATAAAGGGCAGTGGGTTGAAAACAAGCGCACCGGTAAGCGCTGCCTTACCGTCATTAACGCCGATCTTGAATACGATGTTGCTGCTGGCGAATTTCCGTTAGTGACCACCCGCAAAAGCTTCTATAAATCGGCCATTGCCGAGGTGATAGGCTACCTGCGCGGTTACGATAATGCCGCCGACTTCCGCGCCCTTGGCACCAAAACCTGGGATGCCAATGCCAACCTGAATTCAGATTGGCTTGCCAACCCACTGCGTAAGGGGGAAGACGATTGCGGCTTTATCTATGGGGCAGTAGCTCGTAACTTCCCAAAACCCGATGGCGGCAGCATCGATCTGCTCAAGCAGATCATCGATGACCTCAAAAATGGCATCGATAACCGTGGCGAAATCTTAACCTTCTTCCACCCGGGTGCTTTCCACATGGGGTGCCTGCGCCCGTGTATGTACAGCCACCACTTCTCATTACTGGGTGACACCCTGTACCTCAACAGCACTCAACGCAGTTGTGATGTCCCACTGGGTCTGAACTTTAATATGGTGCAGGTATACGTACTACTGGCGTTGATTGCGCAAATTACCGGCCACAAAGCCGGTACCGCATTCCATAAAATTGTTAACGCTCATATCTACGAAGACCAGCTCGAGTTGATGCGTGATGTGCAGCTCAAACGCGCGCCATTGCCGTTACCGACTTTAAAGATTAACCCCAACATCAAGTCGCTCGAAGATATTGAAACCTGGGTCACCATGGACGACTTTGAAGTAGTCGATTACCAACACCACGAGCCAATCAAATACCCGTTCTCGGTTTAACCAAAACAAAAAAGAGAGCCAATTGGCTCTCTTTTTTTTATTGCAGCAATATTGTTTGCTATTAAGCGTTGGCCGCTTTGTACGGGCGCACCATCAAGAACAAACCAAACATCAACATCGGAACGGTGAGCAACTGCCCCATAGTCATACCAAAATAGAGGCTCATATGGGCATCAGGCTGACGGACAAACTCAACCGCAAAACGACTTAAACCGTAGCCTACCAAGAACAATCCAGCAACCGCTCCAGGGCGCTTATTGCGTTTGCTAAACCACCACAACACCGTAAATAACACCAGACCTTCTAAGAACGCCTCATACAGCTGCGACGGGTGACGTGGTATTGCGCCAGCGCCTGGAAACACGAAGGCCCATGGCACATCGGTAGTTCGGCCCCATAATTCGCCATTAATGAAGTTACCAATACGACCTAGGCCAAGACCGATAGGCACAACCGGAGCAACTAAATCTGCCACCTGCCAGTAGGTCCGCTTCTGTCGCCAAGCGATGTATCCCATCGCGCTAATAACACCAATTAGACCGCCATGGAACGACATACCACCATCGGTGATTTTGAACAGATAAAGTGGGTCTTGCAAAAACCACTCAAAGCCATAAAACAGGACATAGCCAAGACGGCCACCAAGCACCACACCCAAGAAGCTATAGAACAACAGGTCAGACACTTGGTCTCGATCCCAGCCGGAGTTTGGTTGATCAGCGTAACGGTTTAATAAGCCAAGTGCCGCTAAGAAGCCAGCCAAGTACATCAACCCGTACCAGCGTAATGCCAACGGGCCGATCTCAACAATAATCGGATCGATCTGAGGAAAGGTAAACCAAGGTTCAGCCATGAAAAAATGAGTCTCTTAGGGAGTTAAAATTTTTGCACAAGGATAGTGAGTTAGCAGCTCCGTAGCAACGTTCAGCGGCAACTCAAGATAATCAAAATTGTTCCAAATTGTCTAAACCGGACTGGTGTAGATGGTTGTGCAACAACTGCCGAACTTCATGGCTATCACGTGCGTCGAGTAAGCCCTGCTTCAAATCAGCTAATTGCAGTAGGTCAAGATTGCGTACTAGATAATGAATCGGCCCTAAAGAGGGTCCATTCATACTCAGTTCACGATACCCCAGCGCTAACAGCATTAGTGCACCTTGAGTCTCACCGGCCAGTTCACCACATAAGCTAAATGAGTGATTTTTACAGCTATCTGCCACTTGCGCTAACGCTTGTACTACTGCGGGATGATAGCTATCAAACTGCTGCCCAACTCGTTCATTATTGCGATCAACTGCCAATATATATTGGGTTAAATCGTTGCTGCCAACAGAAACAAAATCAACCTGCTCCAGCCATTTGGGCAGTTGCATCAACGCTGCAGGCACCTCAATCATAATCCCCAATTGCGGGATCGGCAGCGGCCGATCTAGCTCCTCCACCAATTCAGCTAAGGCTTGATGCATCAAGCGCTGACACTGGTGGATCTCATCCAACCGCGCCACCATTGGGATCAAAATTTTAAGGTTATCAAAATCGGCATTGGCGCTTAACATCGCCCGCAGTTGCCCGATAAACAGCTCTGGATGATCCAAGCATAAGCGGATCCCACGCCAGCCCAAGAACGGGTTGTCTTCACGGATAGGCATGTATGGCAGCGGTTTATCCCCGCCAACATCCAAGGTTCGGATCACCACCGGTTTGCCTTTGGCCTGCTCCAACATAAAGTGATAGTGACGGCGCTGTTGTTGCTCGGAAGGGAATCGATCCGACGCCATAAACAGCGCTTCAGTGCGGTATAAACCAACACCGCTAACGCCATCTTGGCTCATTAACTGCTCCACTGAGCCTGCATCGGCATTAAGCATCAGTTGCACTGCCTGACCATCTTGGCTCACACAAGGCTGCGATAGATGCTCTTGCATTACCGCTTGGAAGCGATCTCGTTGTTGTTTCGACCGCTCGAATCGGGCAACTTGCTCCGCCTCAGGGTTTATCCAAACTTGCCCCTTTAAGGCATCTAGAAGCAACTGTTGACCATCGAGCTGTTCGACAGTTATCCCTTCCAGCGCGACAATGGCCGGGATCCCCATTGCTCGTGCCAAGATGGCGGTATGAGAATTAACCCCACCGCGAATACTAATAAGCCCCTGCAACTGTTCGCCACCATATTCCAGCAACATGGTTGCGGTGATATCGGTCGCCACCAATATCATTGGTCCATTAACCTCGCTAACTTGATCACTGGAG
The genomic region above belongs to Ferrimonas lipolytica and contains:
- the lgt gene encoding prolipoprotein diacylglyceryl transferase, with the translated sequence MAEPWFTFPQIDPIIVEIGPLALRWYGLMYLAGFLAALGLLNRYADQPNSGWDRDQVSDLLFYSFLGVVLGGRLGYVLFYGFEWFLQDPLYLFKITDGGMSFHGGLIGVISAMGYIAWRQKRTYWQVADLVAPVVPIGLGLGRIGNFINGELWGRTTDVPWAFVFPGAGAIPRHPSQLYEAFLEGLVLFTVLWWFSKRNKRPGAVAGLFLVGYGLSRFAVEFVRQPDAHMSLYFGMTMGQLLTVPMLMFGLFLMVRPYKAANA
- the ptsP gene encoding phosphoenolpyruvate--protein phosphotransferase, yielding MINTLRQIVQQVSQAETVEQSVTELVNLTRSALNTDCCSLYLVDEQGLLLVASNGLAADAVGRSRLALGQGVVGTVASREELINLANAPSHPAFVRLPEANEDDYRAFLAVPLVHRAVTVGVLVVQQRIARQFSEEEESFLITLASQISPQIHQRALASKNGESRYCYSGLSASSGIAIAPALVVKPQESLQQPEQLSVEPDLEWPRLQQAIDATMVDLDALMLRLDNGVADDVRMVFDSYQMLLGDPELLRSFEAQCEQGWSAETAVCRVMKQAMNRFASMTDEYLRERASDIQDLAQRILKQLSASSDQVSEVNGPMILVATDITATMLLEYGGEQLQGLISIRGGVNSHTAILARAMGIPAIVALEGITVEQLDGQQLLLDALKGQVWINPEAEQVARFERSKQQRDRFQAVMQEHLSQPCVSQDGQAVQLMLNADAGSVEQLMSQDGVSGVGLYRTEALFMASDRFPSEQQQRRHYHFMLEQAKGKPVVIRTLDVGGDKPLPYMPIREDNPFLGWRGIRLCLDHPELFIGQLRAMLSANADFDNLKILIPMVARLDEIHQCQRLMHQALAELVEELDRPLPIPQLGIMIEVPAALMQLPKWLEQVDFVSVGSNDLTQYILAVDRNNERVGQQFDSYHPAVVQALAQVADSCKNHSFSLCGELAGETQGALMLLALGYRELSMNGPSLGPIHYLVRNLDLLQLADLKQGLLDARDSHEVRQLLHNHLHQSGLDNLEQF